The following are encoded together in the Bradymonas sediminis genome:
- a CDS encoding serine/threonine protein kinase — protein sequence MPNNIEIGDTLLGKYRIEREVGAGSFGAVFSAIDLDTGERVAIKALPEQGHMIGETQIARFRREMKIISALVHRNIIGIYDFGQTSSGLLFMVLEYVDGQPLNVVMEQGPIDPIKVVSICEQIASALLLAHHRGIIHRDLKPANIMLAPERDDYLVKVLDFGTAKLLKQLDDAPLEELTREGMAVGTPRYIAPEQARGQNVGPWSDLYALGLLMYEMLTGERAVKADDVEGAVSAHVSPHPLQLAEIHLVPTPFRPVLARLIEKDASKRYRSADQVLEELNAMRFQLEDAMGGSVPHLDPVRAQLHHQPGFSAPALGDPGRPPPGSPAAAQRARAEQIIADAQNPPSIDVDWKKQQRHQGASSAQAFQKTGRDAPVEDFFRTPDTPLEWAEACIAPLIALFCFILLGAQLYKYDFAIRLLLGLIPMIAALAWSILSARGSWRYSFFRLWILFSLAAALVAHAMGPDDLIRELYRSSTWFLEPLRGLPGIDTLGAVLGWVMRWYAKLLDSVLQWGMDVIR from the coding sequence ATGCCAAATAATATCGAAATCGGGGACACACTCCTCGGAAAATATCGCATCGAAAGGGAAGTCGGCGCGGGCTCATTTGGGGCTGTTTTTAGCGCCATCGACCTGGACACCGGCGAGCGCGTGGCGATCAAGGCTTTGCCCGAGCAGGGGCATATGATCGGGGAGACCCAGATCGCGCGGTTCCGGCGCGAGATGAAGATCATCAGCGCCCTGGTGCACCGCAATATCATCGGCATCTATGACTTCGGCCAGACCAGCAGCGGCTTGCTCTTTATGGTCCTCGAATATGTCGACGGCCAGCCGCTCAACGTGGTGATGGAGCAGGGGCCCATCGACCCCATCAAGGTCGTCTCCATCTGTGAGCAAATCGCCTCGGCGCTGCTACTTGCCCACCACCGCGGCATCATCCACCGCGACCTAAAACCCGCCAATATCATGCTCGCCCCGGAGCGAGACGACTACCTGGTCAAGGTCCTGGACTTCGGGACCGCGAAGCTCCTTAAGCAGCTCGATGACGCGCCGCTCGAGGAGCTCACGCGCGAGGGCATGGCGGTCGGCACCCCGCGCTATATCGCCCCGGAGCAGGCGCGCGGCCAGAACGTCGGCCCCTGGAGCGACCTCTACGCCCTCGGACTTTTGATGTACGAGATGCTCACCGGCGAGCGCGCGGTCAAAGCCGACGATGTCGAGGGCGCCGTGAGCGCGCACGTCTCACCACATCCGCTGCAGTTGGCGGAGATTCACCTGGTGCCCACGCCGTTTCGCCCCGTGCTCGCGCGCCTCATCGAGAAAGACGCGAGCAAACGCTATCGCTCCGCCGATCAGGTGCTCGAAGAGTTGAACGCGATGCGCTTTCAACTCGAGGACGCCATGGGCGGCAGCGTCCCCCACCTCGATCCGGTGCGCGCCCAATTGCACCACCAGCCCGGGTTTAGCGCGCCCGCCCTGGGCGACCCGGGGCGCCCGCCCCCTGGCTCGCCGGCGGCCGCCCAACGCGCGCGCGCCGAGCAAATCATCGCCGACGCCCAGAACCCCCCGTCGATCGACGTGGATTGGAAAAAACAGCAGCGCCACCAGGGCGCGTCGAGCGCCCAGGCCTTCCAAAAGACCGGGCGCGATGCCCCCGTAGAGGATTTTTTTCGCACCCCGGACACCCCGCTGGAATGGGCCGAGGCGTGCATCGCGCCGCTGATCGCGCTGTTTTGTTTTATCTTATTAGGCGCGCAACTCTATAAATACGACTTCGCGATTCGCCTGCTGCTGGGGCTCATTCCCATGATCGCGGCGCTGGCCTGGTCGATTTTGTCGGCCCGAGGAAGTTGGCGCTATAGCTTCTTTCGCCTCTGGATCCTCTTCTCCCTCGCCGCGGCGCTGGTCGCCCACGCCATGGGGCCAGACGACCTGATTCGCGAACTCTACCGCAGCTCGACCTGGTTTTTGGAGCCGCTGCGCGGATTGCCCGGAATAGACACGCTCGGGGCCGTGTTGGGTTGGGTCATGCGCTGGTACGCAAAACTCTTAGACTCAGTCCTTCAGTGGGGAATGGACGTCATTCGCTAG
- a CDS encoding peptidylprolyl isomerase, whose protein sequence is MSRCKKIILTLSLIAGLGLSVGCSKEDAADKGAAEAAKTDATEAKADEKEGEEKAEADQLPVEATGPVAVVNGAEVTADDFNEAIKLTTSMMPGQAVTPQIAQMLKSNTLDRLIDMKLIDAALEKAKVEVSTEEIDAEMAKFKERLPNKEEYEKFLEQRGLTEAKMRENIGKDRQLRELLKKEYGGEATEKEAKEMYDKNKDRYSHGAQVHARHILLNVKKDADEATVADAKKRADAIAAEAKKPGADFEALAKEKSEGPTASRGGDLGYFEKSRMVPEFAEAAFAMKAGEISDPVRSDFGFHIIQVVDKKEAGTTSFDEAKEMLIAQLERQKFMDAMTKLLEDLKKDAKIEKKEDNIKINATAPEGGAPVGMDPQQQLQQQIQEQIKKQQQQKEGAGGEAGELKLKEPSLGK, encoded by the coding sequence ATGAGCCGTTGTAAGAAAATTATTTTGACGCTGTCGCTGATTGCTGGATTGGGACTCTCGGTTGGTTGCTCCAAAGAGGACGCCGCAGACAAGGGCGCCGCAGAAGCCGCCAAGACCGACGCCACCGAAGCAAAGGCTGACGAGAAAGAGGGCGAAGAGAAGGCCGAAGCCGACCAGCTTCCTGTGGAAGCCACCGGCCCGGTCGCCGTCGTCAACGGCGCTGAAGTGACCGCCGACGATTTCAACGAGGCCATCAAGCTGACCACCAGCATGATGCCCGGCCAGGCGGTGACCCCGCAGATCGCGCAGATGCTCAAGAGCAACACGCTTGACCGCCTGATCGACATGAAGCTTATCGACGCGGCCCTGGAGAAGGCCAAGGTCGAGGTCAGCACCGAAGAGATCGACGCTGAAATGGCGAAGTTCAAAGAGCGCCTGCCCAATAAAGAGGAGTACGAGAAATTCCTCGAGCAGCGCGGCCTGACCGAAGCCAAGATGCGCGAGAATATCGGCAAAGACCGCCAGCTTCGCGAACTCCTCAAAAAAGAGTACGGCGGCGAAGCCACCGAGAAAGAAGCCAAGGAAATGTATGACAAGAACAAGGACCGCTACTCGCACGGCGCCCAGGTTCACGCCCGTCATATCCTGCTCAACGTCAAAAAAGACGCCGATGAAGCGACGGTCGCCGACGCCAAAAAGCGCGCCGACGCGATCGCCGCAGAGGCCAAAAAGCCCGGCGCCGACTTTGAGGCCCTGGCCAAAGAAAAATCCGAAGGCCCCACGGCCAGCCGCGGCGGCGACCTGGGATATTTCGAGAAATCCCGCATGGTCCCGGAATTCGCAGAAGCCGCATTCGCCATGAAGGCCGGCGAAATCTCGGACCCGGTGCGCTCCGACTTCGGCTTCCACATCATCCAGGTTGTCGACAAAAAAGAAGCCGGCACCACCAGCTTCGACGAAGCCAAAGAGATGTTGATCGCCCAGCTTGAGCGCCAGAAATTCATGGACGCCATGACCAAGCTGCTGGAAGACCTCAAAAAGGACGCCAAGATCGAGAAGAAAGAAGACAATATCAAGATCAACGCGACCGCTCCTGAAGGCGGCGCGCCGGTGGGCATGGACCCGCAGCAGCAGCTCCAGCAGCAGATCCAAGAGCAAATCAAGAAGCAGCAACAGCAAAAAGAAGGCGCCGGCGGCGAGGCCGGTGAGCTTAAGCTTAAAGAGCCGTCGCTCGGCAAATAA
- a CDS encoding SurA N-terminal domain-containing protein codes for MRHLKSSLLFVALIGAQLVAHGCATASSPDRPSSAKHDAAPAQAPQEHMSPQHISSDDLPFRAVGPVAEVNGKIITAAEFNQEMRLRARTLAGKEAPHEAVQSLKVETLERLIDRALADQAVANSGVEVTPSVVDAELRAFKAKLPSEDVYAFYLADVGITEAEFRQQLAKNYQLRQLVVEKYGIGERDIALEHSQRAFIESLRRAASIRRMEDNIQAGIRPATADAPVSQKEDSQAGESAATGANAKQPVDKEEVRKKLQDQLRQTR; via the coding sequence ATGCGTCATCTGAAATCGTCGCTGCTCTTCGTCGCGCTCATCGGCGCGCAGCTTGTCGCGCACGGCTGTGCCACCGCGTCGAGCCCGGATAGACCCTCCAGCGCCAAACACGATGCTGCGCCTGCCCAAGCCCCCCAGGAGCATATGAGCCCCCAACATATATCCAGTGACGACCTGCCGTTTAGGGCGGTCGGGCCAGTCGCCGAGGTCAACGGGAAGATCATCACGGCGGCCGAGTTTAACCAGGAGATGCGACTGCGCGCGCGGACGTTGGCCGGCAAAGAGGCGCCGCACGAAGCGGTACAGTCGCTCAAGGTTGAGACCCTGGAGCGCCTGATCGATCGAGCCCTGGCCGACCAAGCGGTGGCCAATTCGGGTGTGGAGGTCACGCCGAGCGTCGTGGACGCCGAATTGCGCGCATTCAAGGCCAAACTTCCTAGCGAAGACGTCTACGCGTTCTATCTCGCCGACGTCGGCATCACCGAAGCCGAATTTCGCCAGCAACTCGCCAAAAACTACCAATTACGTCAGTTGGTTGTCGAAAAATATGGCATCGGGGAGCGTGATATTGCTCTCGAGCACTCCCAAAGAGCGTTTATCGAATCCCTCAGGCGAGCCGCATCGATCCGGCGCATGGAAGATAATATTCAGGCGGGCATACGGCCGGCGACGGCGGACGCCCCCGTATCGCAGAAGGAAGACTCGCAGGCCGGGGAGAGCGCGGCGACCGGCGCGAACGCAAAGCAGCCGGTCGACAAAGAAGAAGTGCGCAAAAAACTCCAGGACCAACTTCGCCAGACCCGCTGA
- a CDS encoding serine/threonine protein kinase codes for MNNAQQQRDTLAPGSIFERKYRIVREIGRGGFGMVYLAHQEKMGRDVAIKVLRSGATQMHESAKERFLREVKIISRLRHPNTVTIHDFGETHDGLVYMVLEFIEGKTVKEILRKEGAQDPRRALAIAAQIARSLAEAHRHGVIHRDLKPANIMVGNLETETDFVKVLDFGIARLARTDQRDLTSVGLPEGERELIGTPRYMSPEQVRGEDLTPASDVYSVGLILYELLVGQPAVTGDTSLALISQQITPEPLALKGIRSMPQPLAALLRRATAKRLPQRFPDAETFGDALEDTLMQMGGALVGSASARQTGRFAAIGAPHTPRSNVQSGGYPSAPGFGAASPRNPRHNSQQTPAADPFLEQATNPVQRTFGQQQQPAQQPRQQQHFGLTPGISTHQGAPGNVTDNAALPFTNQVYDFAEGQPGLDPALPPPPSDTNLFSAPDPAAVPEADEDPRLRPQKEQTSSLEFAFQFLRLTVFGLTALIGLYLSFILVAPLFGHFLSGTFKLIATAILASAIPLLTALGENSKRERFDVIDKPYDRIIRVFVGTAIFSFGTGILCSLAMSGSVVNDLRKFPNWFLNDAQRVSKAGQLNEKISLGVAQIVEEATTAIGIYEGVSHDNEPVAPKTMRPAPPPAPTRPATRAQQRAGDENKQNGATRARPDLPAPTRPGNTKSKPAPAAPAPKRSDNGNSDYVDW; via the coding sequence GTGAACAACGCCCAACAACAACGCGATACCCTCGCCCCGGGAAGCATCTTTGAGCGAAAATACCGCATCGTGCGCGAGATCGGGCGCGGCGGTTTTGGCATGGTCTATCTGGCCCATCAGGAAAAGATGGGGCGAGATGTTGCCATCAAGGTTTTGCGCTCGGGGGCGACCCAGATGCACGAGAGCGCCAAAGAGCGTTTTCTGCGCGAGGTGAAGATCATCAGTCGCCTGCGCCACCCCAATACGGTGACCATCCACGATTTCGGCGAGACTCATGACGGCCTTGTCTATATGGTGCTCGAGTTTATCGAGGGCAAGACGGTCAAGGAGATCCTTCGCAAGGAAGGCGCCCAGGACCCAAGGCGCGCGTTGGCGATCGCCGCGCAGATCGCGCGGTCGCTGGCCGAAGCGCATCGCCACGGCGTGATACACAGGGACCTAAAGCCGGCCAATATTATGGTCGGCAATTTGGAGACCGAGACCGACTTTGTGAAGGTGCTGGATTTTGGCATCGCGCGTCTTGCGCGCACCGACCAGCGAGACCTGACGAGCGTCGGGCTGCCCGAAGGTGAGCGTGAGCTCATCGGCACGCCGCGCTATATGAGCCCCGAGCAGGTGCGCGGCGAAGACCTGACCCCCGCCAGCGACGTCTATAGCGTGGGGCTTATCCTCTATGAATTGCTCGTCGGTCAGCCGGCGGTGACCGGCGATACGAGTCTGGCGTTGATCAGTCAGCAGATCACGCCTGAGCCTCTGGCGCTCAAGGGGATTCGTTCGATGCCCCAGCCGCTCGCCGCGCTGCTGCGCCGGGCGACCGCGAAGCGTTTGCCCCAGCGGTTTCCGGACGCGGAGACATTTGGCGACGCGCTTGAGGACACCTTAATGCAGATGGGCGGCGCCCTGGTCGGCTCGGCTTCGGCGCGCCAGACGGGGCGGTTTGCGGCGATTGGCGCCCCTCACACGCCGCGCTCGAATGTTCAAAGCGGAGGCTATCCAAGCGCTCCGGGCTTCGGAGCCGCATCGCCTCGAAACCCGCGGCACAATTCTCAGCAGACGCCGGCCGCCGACCCATTTTTGGAGCAGGCCACCAATCCGGTTCAGCGCACGTTTGGCCAGCAGCAGCAACCCGCACAGCAGCCGCGGCAGCAGCAGCATTTTGGCCTCACTCCCGGGATTTCGACCCATCAGGGCGCGCCGGGCAACGTCACCGATAACGCGGCGCTGCCGTTTACCAATCAGGTTTACGATTTTGCCGAGGGCCAGCCCGGACTGGACCCCGCCCTGCCGCCGCCGCCCTCCGACACGAATCTATTTTCAGCGCCTGACCCTGCCGCGGTGCCAGAGGCTGATGAGGACCCGAGATTGAGACCGCAAAAAGAGCAGACCAGCAGTTTAGAATTTGCCTTTCAATTCCTGCGCCTGACGGTCTTTGGCCTGACCGCGCTGATCGGGTTGTATCTGTCCTTTATTCTGGTCGCGCCGCTCTTTGGCCACTTCTTGAGCGGTACGTTCAAGCTCATCGCGACGGCCATCCTGGCGTCTGCGATCCCGCTGCTGACGGCACTGGGTGAGAATAGCAAACGCGAACGATTCGATGTCATCGACAAGCCCTACGACCGAATCATTCGCGTCTTCGTGGGTACCGCCATCTTCTCTTTCGGCACCGGAATTCTGTGTTCGCTGGCGATGAGCGGCAGCGTCGTCAACGACCTGCGCAAGTTTCCGAACTGGTTCCTCAACGATGCCCAGCGGGTTTCAAAGGCAGGCCAACTCAACGAGAAGATTTCGCTTGGCGTCGCGCAGATCGTTGAGGAAGCGACCACCGCCATCGGCATCTATGAGGGCGTGTCGCATGACAATGAGCCGGTGGCGCCGAAGACGATGCGCCCAGCGCCGCCGCCCGCGCCAACCCGCCCCGCCACCCGCGCTCAGCAGCGCGCGGGTGATGAGAATAAGCAAAATGGCGCAACTCGAGCGCGCCCAGACCTTCCGGCGCCCACGCGCCCGGGTAACACCAAATCGAAGCCGGCCCCTGCGGCGCCCGCGCCCAAACGCAGCGACAACGGCAACTCGGACTATGTCGATTGGTGA
- a CDS encoding lipopolysaccharide biosynthesis protein, producing MSHEKQQKHLDTAHLQKGLERRTVQGGVLTAVAQVAISLLNISATLVLARLLLPEDFGLFGMVIVITGFLDMFKDLGLSMATVQREDITHAQVSKLFWINAGISTGLTAITVALAPLVVWFYDDSRLLPITLALASGFLLSGLGIQHKALLKRQMRFMALAIVDFIAVAMSVGLAIWAAWQGLSYWALLVQQLVMAVVGTIGAWVACRWRPSLPRRDTPIGELLKFGGNLTGFSLINHFSRNLDDILIGKVWGATSLGLYQKAYDILMLPLRQINQPVASVAIPMLSRLVGQPERYRRSYLRILDKLLMITMPLGALMIATADWIVLLVLGENWLPAADIFRALGIGMFTQPIGNTTGWLFISQNRTGHMMRWGIVGSVLSMIAFVAGLPWGAYGVALVYSISGLLIRTPIVIWWVCKEGPVKALDIYRSATPFALSAITSGAALWYLRTQWEFEVIGVGLLVATLITVAVSVATLAALPSGRLALRDLKNVVTMLRKKKSAGDDPAA from the coding sequence ATGTCCCACGAAAAGCAACAAAAACATCTCGACACCGCGCACCTGCAAAAGGGGCTGGAGAGGCGGACCGTGCAGGGCGGCGTGCTGACCGCCGTCGCCCAGGTCGCGATCTCTCTGCTCAATATCAGCGCGACGCTTGTGCTCGCCCGACTCCTGCTGCCCGAGGACTTCGGCCTCTTCGGCATGGTCATCGTCATCACCGGATTCCTTGATATGTTCAAGGACTTAGGTCTGTCGATGGCCACGGTGCAGCGCGAGGATATTACCCACGCACAGGTGAGCAAGCTCTTCTGGATTAACGCCGGAATCAGCACCGGTCTCACGGCCATCACCGTGGCTCTGGCGCCATTGGTCGTCTGGTTCTACGACGACTCACGGCTGCTGCCGATTACCCTGGCGCTGGCCAGTGGATTTCTATTAAGCGGGCTGGGGATTCAGCATAAGGCGCTGCTCAAGCGCCAGATGCGCTTTATGGCGCTGGCGATTGTCGATTTTATCGCGGTGGCTATGAGCGTTGGCCTGGCGATCTGGGCGGCCTGGCAGGGGTTAAGCTATTGGGCGCTGCTGGTGCAGCAGCTCGTGATGGCCGTGGTCGGCACCATCGGCGCATGGGTCGCGTGCCGCTGGCGCCCGTCCTTGCCGCGGCGGGACACGCCGATCGGCGAGTTGCTCAAATTTGGCGGAAACCTCACCGGGTTTAGCCTGATCAACCATTTCTCGCGTAACCTGGACGATATCCTGATCGGCAAGGTCTGGGGCGCCACGTCGCTGGGCCTCTATCAAAAAGCCTACGATATCCTGATGCTACCGCTTCGCCAGATCAACCAACCCGTCGCCTCGGTCGCCATTCCGATGCTGAGCCGACTGGTCGGGCAACCGGAGCGCTATCGACGCAGTTACCTGCGCATCCTCGATAAGCTGCTGATGATCACGATGCCCCTGGGCGCGCTGATGATCGCAACGGCCGACTGGATTGTCCTGCTGGTGCTCGGTGAGAATTGGCTGCCGGCGGCGGATATTTTTCGGGCGCTGGGCATCGGCATGTTCACCCAGCCCATCGGCAACACCACCGGCTGGCTATTTATCTCGCAGAATCGCACCGGGCATATGATGCGCTGGGGGATCGTCGGGTCGGTCCTGTCCATGATCGCGTTCGTCGCCGGTTTGCCCTGGGGGGCATACGGCGTGGCGCTGGTCTATTCGATCAGCGGGCTGCTTATACGCACGCCCATTGTTATCTGGTGGGTTTGCAAGGAAGGGCCGGTAAAGGCGCTCGATATCTACCGCTCGGCGACGCCTTTTGCGCTCAGCGCCATCACCAGCGGCGCCGCGCTCTGGTATCTGCGCACCCAATGGGAATTCGAGGTGATCGGCGTCGGCCTGCTCGTGGCGACGCTCATCACCGTGGCGGTGTCGGTGGCGACGCTGGCCGCGCTTCCGTCGGGGCGCCTTGCGCTGCGTGACCTCAAGAATGTTGTGACCATGCTGCGCAAAAAGAAGTCAGCCGGCGATGACCCAGCAGCTTAA
- a CDS encoding TylF/MycF/NovP-related O-methyltransferase produces the protein MIQKLKSVVQQRSLSRSVRRTIKSARKRNLTYLSEAKLTSLATLCRVHEEKNIPGVIIEAGCALGGSSIVLTEAKQIERKLRVYDVFGMIPPPSQKDGEDVHKRYETIESGQSRGIGGDTYYGYVEDLYQQVQSSFESLGYPPGANNVQLIKGLVQDTLEVPGPVCLAHIDVDWYEPVMTCLRRIEPMLSPGGSIVLDDYQDWSGCRRATDEYFADRRDGGYTFDQSSGAIVITKAMVN, from the coding sequence ATGATCCAGAAATTAAAGTCTGTCGTTCAACAAAGGTCGCTGTCTCGTTCGGTGCGTCGCACCATCAAGTCGGCGCGAAAACGCAACCTTACCTATCTGTCCGAGGCAAAATTGACCAGCCTCGCGACCCTATGCCGTGTGCACGAGGAGAAGAATATCCCCGGGGTCATTATCGAGGCCGGTTGCGCCCTCGGGGGCTCCTCGATCGTGTTGACCGAGGCCAAGCAGATTGAGCGAAAGCTGCGGGTCTATGACGTGTTCGGTATGATCCCACCGCCCTCTCAAAAAGACGGCGAGGACGTGCATAAACGCTATGAGACCATCGAGTCCGGGCAATCCCGGGGCATCGGCGGCGACACCTATTATGGCTATGTCGAGGACCTGTACCAACAGGTCCAGAGTTCATTTGAGTCCCTCGGTTATCCGCCGGGTGCCAACAATGTTCAGCTCATCAAGGGGCTCGTGCAAGACACGCTGGAGGTCCCCGGTCCGGTCTGCCTGGCCCATATCGACGTGGATTGGTACGAGCCGGTGATGACATGTTTGAGGCGCATCGAGCCGATGCTTTCGCCCGGCGGAAGCATCGTCTTGGACGACTATCAAGATTGGTCGGGCTGCCGTCGGGCCACCGACGAATATTTCGCAGATAGGCGGGACGGCGGATACACTTTTGACCAGTCCAGCGGTGCGATAGTCATCACGAAAGCGATGGTGAATTAA
- a CDS encoding polysaccharide pyruvyl transferase family protein has product MTIVISNTVALNGGDAAILKALVGLLRKEFGQDTRIVVFDSHPEVASRYYPDLEFRKMLYDRAAWAPNILNKPLGAVNAGRVRAAAKLMARGLDALARPMLTVEEFRDLDLYRNAELIVSTGGTYLVEHYHLHRRLFDFDICLGFNAPLMFFTQSLGPFAKKKNREAFQKIFNHARLVLLRDARSRGHLVDIGVKPSHLHVVPDGAFALADEDRLRAAMARTFPKQSARVVVSVRYWHHFTGDNDEGMRKYKESVGQAVSHLVRDYGATVSFVSTCQGIEEYWTDDAAVAADIMAQLPADVRDAVSLDEKFHSPEELVDLLAEQDLIIATRMHMAILSLIAGTPVLPIAYEFKTQELFENLGNGEWVADINAMNPGAFSAKLDAFVAALPETREALFESVIREADAARSAGPLIGEASSN; this is encoded by the coding sequence ATGACGATCGTAATTAGCAATACCGTGGCCCTCAATGGTGGCGACGCCGCCATCTTAAAAGCGCTGGTCGGGCTGCTGCGCAAAGAGTTCGGACAAGACACGCGTATCGTGGTTTTTGACTCACACCCCGAGGTTGCGTCCCGCTATTATCCGGACCTTGAATTCCGCAAAATGCTCTATGACCGGGCAGCCTGGGCGCCAAATATCCTCAACAAGCCCCTGGGGGCGGTCAACGCCGGGCGCGTGCGCGCGGCCGCCAAATTGATGGCCAGGGGTTTGGACGCGCTGGCCCGGCCGATGCTGACCGTGGAAGAGTTTCGAGACCTCGACCTCTACCGAAACGCCGAACTCATCGTGAGCACCGGCGGGACGTATCTGGTCGAGCATTATCACCTGCATCGGCGCCTCTTCGACTTCGATATCTGTCTCGGGTTCAACGCGCCGCTGATGTTCTTCACCCAGTCGCTCGGACCATTCGCCAAGAAGAAGAACCGCGAGGCTTTCCAAAAAATCTTCAATCACGCCCGACTGGTCCTGTTGCGTGATGCGCGCTCGCGGGGGCACCTGGTCGATATCGGCGTCAAGCCGTCGCACCTGCACGTGGTCCCCGACGGCGCGTTCGCGCTGGCCGACGAGGACCGACTGCGCGCAGCCATGGCGAGGACCTTCCCGAAGCAAAGCGCGCGCGTGGTGGTCTCGGTGCGCTACTGGCATCATTTCACCGGCGATAATGACGAAGGCATGCGCAAATATAAGGAGAGCGTCGGCCAGGCGGTTAGCCACCTGGTTCGCGACTACGGCGCGACGGTGTCCTTCGTGTCGACCTGCCAGGGTATTGAGGAGTATTGGACCGATGACGCGGCCGTGGCCGCCGATATCATGGCCCAATTACCCGCGGATGTGCGCGACGCCGTCTCGCTCGACGAGAAATTCCACTCGCCCGAGGAGTTGGTCGACCTGCTGGCGGAGCAAGATCTGATCATCGCAACCCGCATGCATATGGCGATTCTGTCGCTGATCGCGGGAACCCCGGTGTTGCCGATTGCCTACGAGTTCAAAACCCAGGAGCTCTTCGAGAATCTCGGCAACGGCGAATGGGTCGCCGACATCAACGCCATGAACCCCGGGGCCTTCTCGGCCAAACTCGACGCCTTCGTCGCCGCGCTGCCTGAAACCCGAGAGGCGCTGTTTGAGTCGGTGATTCGCGAGGCGGACGCCGCCCGAAGCGCCGGCCCGCTGATCGGTGAGGCCTCCTCGAATTGA
- a CDS encoding glycosyltransferase — protein sequence MISETFILSQITGLIDRGHDVEIFASPPKVPGKTHQDVDGYDLLSRTHYWPTLASTPEAGWVEAASGAGQQLGQFARKGLENAAWAATVTRRLARAGVDIAQSPELWARAVSLGGPRRFDAVISHFGHVARETQMLRDLGALEGPLVTVFHAWDVTVYLRDKGTDIYQDLFERGELLLPISEHWQNRLIELGSPAERTKVHHMGIDCAKFEFSPRTPDADGIVRLISVARFVEKKGLYYAIRALARVVEQHPNIEYHLVGDGPLRPQIEALVEELGLSENVRFLGWRTHAEVAELLDQTHILWLPSVTALSGDTEGIPMVLMEAMARGLPVLSTYHSGIPELVEDGVSGALVPERDISGMAEKLTEMLENPQSWPEMGRAGRARVEAEFNIDRLNDRLETLLKTL from the coding sequence ATGATCTCTGAGACCTTTATTCTCAGCCAGATCACCGGCCTCATCGACCGCGGCCACGACGTGGAGATCTTTGCGTCGCCGCCCAAAGTCCCCGGTAAAACGCATCAGGATGTCGACGGCTATGACCTCTTGAGCAGGACGCATTATTGGCCGACGCTCGCGTCGACGCCCGAGGCCGGGTGGGTGGAAGCGGCCAGCGGCGCCGGCCAACAGCTCGGCCAATTCGCCCGCAAGGGGCTTGAGAATGCGGCCTGGGCCGCCACCGTCACCAGGCGCCTGGCCCGCGCGGGCGTCGACATCGCCCAATCGCCCGAGCTGTGGGCGCGCGCTGTCTCATTGGGCGGCCCGCGTAGATTCGACGCCGTCATCAGCCATTTTGGCCACGTCGCGCGTGAGACGCAGATGTTGCGAGACCTGGGCGCGCTCGAGGGCCCGCTGGTCACTGTCTTCCACGCCTGGGATGTCACCGTTTATCTGCGCGATAAGGGCACCGACATCTACCAGGACCTCTTCGAGCGCGGCGAGTTGCTCCTGCCGATCAGCGAGCATTGGCAGAACCGGCTTATCGAGCTTGGCAGCCCCGCCGAGCGCACCAAAGTCCACCATATGGGCATCGACTGCGCGAAATTCGAGTTCTCCCCGCGCACACCCGACGCGGACGGCATCGTCCGGCTGATCTCGGTGGCCCGCTTCGTCGAAAAGAAGGGCCTTTATTACGCCATTCGCGCGCTCGCCCGCGTCGTCGAACAGCACCCCAATATTGAATATCATCTGGTCGGAGACGGACCGCTTCGCCCCCAGATTGAGGCGTTGGTCGAAGAGCTTGGGCTGAGCGAAAACGTGCGTTTTTTGGGCTGGCGCACCCACGCCGAGGTCGCCGAATTGCTCGACCAGACCCATATTTTATGGCTCCCCAGCGTCACCGCGCTTAGCGGTGACACCGAGGGAATCCCGATGGTCTTGATGGAAGCGATGGCCCGCGGGTTGCCGGTCTTGAGCACCTATCACAGCGGGATTCCGGAGCTCGTGGAGGATGGGGTGAGCGGGGCGCTCGTGCCCGAGCGAGACATCTCGGGGATGGCCGAAAAACTCACCGAGATGCTCGAGAATCCGCAATCATGGCCAGAAATGGGCCGGGCAGGGCGCGCCCGGGTTGAGGCGGAGTTCAATATCGACCGGCTCAATGATCGTCTGGAGACACTGCTGAAGACTCTTTGA